From the genome of Schaalia odontolytica:
CGACCGTCGCTGTCGACAACGTGCGCGGGGCGCGCCTGGCCACCGAGCACCTGCTCGCCCAGGGGCTCACCGACGTCGTTCACGTCTCTGGTCCCGCCGGTTGGTCGGACGCGCAGATGCGCAGGCTCGGTTATGAGCAGGCATGCGCGTCCTACGATATCGAGCCCGTCGTCCTCCAGCCCGACTCGTGGGACTCTCGCGATGGCTACGACGTCATGCGTGCGGCCGGCCGTCTGCCCCAGGGCATCCAGACCGCGAACGACCAGCTGGCCCTCGGCGCCATGCGCTACATCTACGAGCGCGGGGGAGTGGTTCCGCGCGACGTGCGTGTCGTCGGCTTCGACGACATTGACGGCGCGGACTCCTACGCACCTCCGCTCACGACGATCCACCAGCCCTTCGATCGCCTGGGACGCACGGCCGTGCGCCTTGTGCGTTCGCTCATGGGCGGCGGTCCCTCACAGGACATCGTCCTCGACCCCGAGCTGGTCATCCGGGCCAGTTCACACCTGTAAGAAAGGCACGTTCATGCTCTATGGACCTATGACGCACCCGCAGTTCCTGCGTGCGCTCGCGGCCGCCGGCCACGGCTCGAAGATTCTGCTGGCGGATGCGAACTACCCGCACACGACGGGTGTGAACCCGCGCTGCGAACTCATTTCGCTCAACCTTGCCCCGGGTCTCCTGGATGTCAGCCAGGTCCTTGACGTCCTCAAGCGCACGATTCCGATCGAGCGCGCCGA
Proteins encoded in this window:
- a CDS encoding RbsD/FucU family protein — encoded protein: MLYGPMTHPQFLRALAAAGHGSKILLADANYPHTTGVNPRCELISLNLAPGLLDVSQVLDVLKRTIPIERAEIMTPAPDADPVEIPIHDEFRAALPGVEFGEISRWDFYDAARDENVGIIVATGEQRLYGNLLLTVGVRQPGE
- a CDS encoding LacI family DNA-binding transcriptional regulator, translating into MSTSRPAAKKVSLADIARRAGVSTNTVSRVVRGDPEVSEKTRARIAKLVEELGYVPNYAARALAAKRTNVLQVVLAAPMFHGHGRVLLSILNASSQAGYHVSMSYAYGPDGQLRNDFAPFDVDGVIILGGQDPTIDVAIESGKRFPTVLVLTSEKGLDGISTVAVDNVRGARLATEHLLAQGLTDVVHVSGPAGWSDAQMRRLGYEQACASYDIEPVVLQPDSWDSRDGYDVMRAAGRLPQGIQTANDQLALGAMRYIYERGGVVPRDVRVVGFDDIDGADSYAPPLTTIHQPFDRLGRTAVRLVRSLMGGGPSQDIVLDPELVIRASSHL